A portion of the Cryptomeria japonica chromosome 5, Sugi_1.0, whole genome shotgun sequence genome contains these proteins:
- the LOC131051199 gene encoding uncharacterized protein LOC131051199 isoform X1, whose translation MEKNREVRRGGVVGKRHVSAARRSRVSSGFKYSSANEDGDDTIGNNPSTSPRLQDSRSKKLAGRMSPSLQEDDSCKDLDRSQNKRKRPGLQEPLNHLSTSSAAAMDDNSDDTEMGRSEDDDDLPPPTVQRRPWKLKLHGKPREDLSPIDPAAVPRKLRTAMTKRQQESTSHMHVADISKQHLQNDATTMSTPFSTNAAVTPSRKKKPDNLKPPTAKLAKTSSTKVSKAEVEVAETLYDLARMFAAETVPYCPEKKAEPLLSAKSGSASSSTEPDRKRSPGTATADVASPSSSLAQSQQGVLKKKRPRMSLETKDEELTSVTDPCSSAGQALCLDSEKSQSQMETKTSPKGGALVSPVIGLMAASTSVKVKMENPVVHEAKIMITEGNNNPPSMDIQRTTEPSEKLTILNSAVPVNVPNTGAELTENLDKREAQKPELEYRQLELAPKDGGSVNKFEIDLMAPPQGIDRVYEFIDSNMPDVKEKEQALPDYHKSDDNMNSKINNGTEKNECQVDMATIPSAEVALADKERKQVENSKNIELDKEFKQPIGSPAHHKCNDWTTEKDNGIIKERNNKTDALKDRVKQEVIQQTLNGTGINVKQDAVIHKSDSNALAKCTTTSNLKGMPAPASVASWPAGFPHLGYYSTVAAVTAVTAAAAASTWPATPSVTGTSSSENSRVTPQLPSFPFPPQQSRKRCATHVYISNFIDSQQHMKPNSLWALAYGNPTVLYGKGIMGTQVSNTLEPGSVGSLKEKEPIGAAAATTTVNGAKEKVVNSVLDTVEIKSSQKQTQTGQKNHLIPVENEPAFGLPVTVSTAASVSSSGTGTANVAVSNILVTAAMVSGGSSASTCSSSVSGIGNGLLDGSVASAAVLQAQLLNSVIQQPTFPFPISTDPFGSAYGHLVPQQVSHVFSKHPFYDTHMVSQQLANTTSPSAPQKQPKNSQGSFSSGSSQLQYQEALTSSQATLSLSGAASHQPKHLNEKNNTADNRSGKKQMPVVQRNIYNQHFTTLNSQPAALTGCTAALPIISQDFSLVTNFGGKQTGKMKQQAQAQPLPPQQVTGQIQKQQKAYLLPQYHMTASGLQTDLNEFDSRVSQLPLNRGSIGPDLVGLPGVASIMTSQGELLQNMPDFARGHAQSQNSIQNQTSSGQLHQYSTHVYHDQKMHQRQHALMERVGTANTAETVRTTNEGIYGKFGREENLKESIKCELDQPNVLRFEWDSSRNMSGSQTNTDPKRASTVNSNMITFSEGTAGKLSTRQGIHIPSQNVSLGSQGLRHGHLMQDSGQLKTTHVASSGSLLAAASSTPPQAMQGVTSKLQGQQSRSEQPAMNSVSVRISTAPSISSSASTTSPLPSLHLVPKSGLGAPTKNAMSVKDSHSSQQKSPMTSTSAKGVSAANMVSVLVPGQNHYSIQQQHQQHTRHPQPVLQNYQQSNKHPSTQQQHLQFGQHIVIHPPYQYDARTQSQVHSQPMSQQSTLHHQQTLQQLQQSPGQTTSLTQQHLKHLQPVLTMPYGVSAIGNLPHNTGAVDSGNASRSIVSDGGKTTAKSTGDTSSKTSCNDRSTHSHNHNSAVSSLQHVSSSNTVPVPYPNSLSQPMPNTVAVEKLSQKTNQ comes from the exons ATGGAGAAGAACCGTGAAGTTAGGCGTGGGGGAGTTGTTGGTAAGAGGCATGTTTCTGCAGCCCGCAGATCTAGGGTATCATCTGGATTCAAGTATTCTTCAG CAAATGAAGATGGAGATGACACGATTGGGAACAATCCCAGTACAAGCCCGAGATTGCAAGATAGTAGATCAAAGAAACTTGCAGGACGCATGTCTCCCTCCTTGCAGGAAGATGATTCTTGTAAAGACCTAGACAGATCTCAGAACAAGAGGAAGCGCCCTGGATTACAGGAGCCTCTAAATCATTTATCGACTAGCTCTGCTGCTGCTATGGATGATAACAGTGATGATACCGAAATGGGCAGGTCTGAGGATGATGATGACTTGCCACCACCAACTGTTCAACGGCGTCCTTGGAAGCTGAAACTCCATGGGAAG CCTCGGGAAGATTTGAGTCCCATTGACCCAGCAGCGGTTCCTCGCAAGCTGCGAACAG CTATGACAAAACGGCAACAAGAATCCACCTCACATATGCATGTAGCTGATATTTCAAAGCAGCATCTTCAGAATGATGCTACAACAATGTCTACTCCATTTAGTACAAATGCGGCTGTTACTCCTAGTCGAAAGAAG AAGCCTGACAATCTGAAGCCTCCAACTGCTAAGCTGGCAAAG ACATCTTCCACAAAAGTATCTAAAGCAGAAGTAGAGGTTGCAGAAACTCTGTATGATCTTGCGAGAATGTTTGCAGCTGAAACAGTGCCATATTGTCCAGAAAAGAAAGCTGAGCCATTATTATCAGCAAAATCAGGTTCTGCAAGTAGTTCTACAGAACCTGATAGGAAGCGAAGCCCTGGGACAGCAACTGCTGATGTGGCTTCCCCATCGTCATCCCTTGCCCAGAGCCAACAAGGAG TTCTGAAGAAGAAGCGTCCACGAATGAGTTTGGAAACAAAGGATGAGGAGCTCACATCAGTTACTGATCCATGCTCATCAGCTGGCCAAGCTCTTTGTCTTGACTCGGAGAAAAGCCAATCACAAATGGAGACCAAGACAAGCCCTAAAGGAGGTGCTTTAGTTTCACCTGTGATAGGTTTGATGGCAGCTTCCACCAGTGTCAAAGTCAAGATGGAAAACCCTGTAGTCCATGAGGCAAAAATAATGATAACAGAAGGCAACAATAATCCTCCATCAATGGACATCCAAAGAACAACTGAACCATCAGAAAAGCTCACTATTTTAAACTCGGCTGTCCCAGTAAATGTGCCCAACACGGGTGCTGAGCTCACAGAAAACCTGGATAAAAGGGAAGCACAGAAACCAGAGCTTGAGTATAG ACAATTAGAATTGGCTCCAAAGGATGGCGGTTCAGTTAACAAGTTTGAAATAGATTTGATG GCACCCCCACAAGGTATTGACAGGGTTTATGAGTTTATTGACTCAAATATGCCTGATGTGAAGGAGAAAGAACAG GCACTTCCTGATTATCACAAGAGTGATGACAATATGAATTCAAAAATCAATAATGGCACTGAGAAAAATGAG TGCCAGGTGGATATGGCAACGATTCCTTCAGCTGAAGTTGCTTTAGCTGACAAAGAGAGAAAGCAGGTGGAAAATTCCAAGAACATAGAATTAGATAAAGAATTTAAACAACCTATTGGAAGCCCAGCGCATCATAAATGCAATGATTGGACAACTGAAAAAGATAATGGCATAATCAAAGAAAGGAATAATAAGACAGATGCTCTGAAGGACAGGGTCAAGCAGGAAGTCATTCAACAAACACTCAATGGAACAGGGATCAATGTCAAGCAAGATGCAGTCATACATAAATCTG ATTCAAATGCTTTGGCGAAGTGCACCACCACAAGTAACCTAAAAGGCATGCCTGCACCTGCTTCTGTGGCTAGCTGGCCTGCAGGTTTTCCTCACTTAGG GTACTACTCAACTGTGGCAGCAGTAACAGCTGTAACAGCTGCTGCAGCGGCTTCCACATGGCCAGCAACTCCATCAGTGACAGGAACGTCCTCTAGTGAGAACAGTAGGGTGACACCACAG CTTCCTTCATTTCCCTTCCCACCACAGCAGTCACGGAAGCGCTGTGCAACACATGTGTATATAAGCAACTTCATTGATAGTCAACAACATATGAAACCTAATTCATTATGGGCACTTGCTTATGGAAATCCAACGGTCCTGTATGGGAAAGGGATAATGGGAACACAAGTATCTAATACTCTTGAACCTGGATCTGTGGGATCTCTCAAGGAAAAAGAACCAATTGGGGCAGCTGCAGCTACTACAACTGTAAATGGAGCAAAAGAGAAGGTAGTAAATTCAGTCCTGGATACTGTAGAAATAAAATCTTCGCAAAAGCAAACTCAAACTGGACAAAAGAACCACTTGATACCTGTTGAG AATGAACCTGCATTTGGTTTGCCTGTTACTGTATCAACTGCAGCTTCTGTTAGTAGCAGTGGCACAGGAACTGCTAATGTAGCAGTAAGCAATATTTTGGTAACTGCAGCTATGGTTTCTGGTGGCAGCTCTGCATCTACATGCAGTTCTTCTGTAAGTGGCATTGGGAATGGCTTATTAGATGGAAGCGTGGCATCTGCTGCTGTTTTACAGGCTCAACTATTGAATTCAGTAATTCAGCAACCTACTTTTCCTTTCCCTATTTCAACTGACCCTTTTGGATCAGCTTATGGACATCTTGTACCACAACAG GTATCTCATGTTTTTAGCAAACACCCTTTCTATGACACTCATATGGTGTCTCAACAATTAGCTAACACAACTTCACCAAGTGCTCCTCAAAAGCAACCAAAGAATTCTCAGGGTAGTTTTTCTTCTGGATCTTCCCAGCTGCAATATCAAGAGGCTTTAACATCCTCGCAAGCTACTCTATCTTTAAGTGGAGCTGCATCACATCAACCAAAGCATTtgaatgaaaagaacaatacagcTGACAACAGATCTGGAAAAAAGCAAATGCCAGTGGTACAAAGAAATATTTATAaccaacattttacaactttgaaTTCTCAGCCGGCAGCACTTACTGGTTGCACAGCTGCATTGCCAATTATTTCACAGGATTTTAGCCTGGTGACAAATTTTGGAGGAAAGCAAACAGGTAAAATGAAACAACAGGCACAAGCACAGCCGCTGCCCCCACAACAGGTAACAGGTCAAATACAGAAACAGCAGAAAGCCTATCTTTTGCCACAATATCACATGACTGCTTCTGGTTTGCAAACAGATTTGAATGAGTTTGATTCAAGGGTATCACAGTTGCCTTTGAATAGAGGGTCCATTGGGCCTGATTTGGTGGGGCTACCAGGTGTTGCATCAATCATGACATCGCAAGGTGAGCTACTCCAAAATATGCCTGATTTTGCAAGGGGGCATGCCCAATCCCAGAATTCTATACAAAATCAAACGAGTTCTGGtcaattgcaccaatatagcacgCATGTTTATCATGATCAAAAGATGCACCAACGACAACATGCTTTGATGGAAAGAGTGGGGACAGCTAATACTGCAGAGACTGTAAGAACCACCAATGAAGGGATTTATGGTAAATTTGGACGTGAAGAAAATCTAAAGGAATCTATTAAATGTGAATTGGACCAACCAAACGTTTTGAGATTCGAATGGGATTCTTCTCGAAATATGTCAGGTTCCCAAACAAACACAGACCCTAAAAGAGCGAGCACTGTTAATTCAAATATGATTACATTTTCAGAAGGCACAGCTGGAAAGCTTTCTACCAGACAGGGTATCCACATTCCATCGCAAAATGTAAGTCTTGGCAGCCAAGGGTTAAGACATGGCCATCTTATGCAGGATTCTGGTCAGCTGAAAACCACTCATGTAGCATCGTCAGGGTCATTATTGGCTGCAGCATCTAGCACTCCACCTCAAGCTATGCAGGGGGTCACAAGTAAACTTCAGGGGCAACAGTCAAGGAGTGAACAGCCTGCAATGAATTCAGTTTCAGTAAGAATATCAACTGCTCCATCTATATCTTCATCTGCCTCTACAACCTCTCCTTTGCCTTCTCTTCACTTGGTCCCAAAGTCAGGGTTAGGTGCCCCCACCAAAAATGCTATGTCAGTCAAAGATTCTCATTCATCTCAACAAAAGTCACCCATGACTTCCACCTCAGCTAAAGGAGTTTCAGCAGCAAATATGGTATCAGTCTTAGTTCCAGGTCAAAACCATTACAGTATCCAACAACAACATCAGCAGCACACACGGCATCCACAGCCTGTACTACAAAATTATCAGCAATCAAATAAGCATCCTTCAACACAGCAGCAACATCTTCAGTTTGGGCAGCATATTGTCATTCACCCGCCTTACCAATATGATGCGAGGACACAGTCTCAAGTACATTCGCAGCCTATGTCTCAACAATCAACACTGCATCATCAACAGACGTTGCAGCAGTTGCAACAATCACCAGGGCAGACTACATCTCTGACACAGCAGCATCTTAAACATCTCCAGCCAGTTCTTACAATGCCATATGGGGTTTCTGCAATTGGGAACCTTCCACATAATACAGGTGCTGTTGATTCAGGAAATGCCTCTCGAAGTATAGTTTCCGATGGAGGGAAAACTACTGCAAAATCAACAGGGGATACTAGTTCTAAAACAAGTTGTAATGATAGATCTACTCACTCTCATAACCACAACAGTGCAGTTTCAAGTCTGCAACATGTTAGCAGTAGCAATACAGTTCCTGTACCTTATCCAAATTCACTGTCACAGCCTATGCCTAATACTGTTGCAGTTGAAAAACTTAGTCAAAAGACCAACCAATGA
- the LOC131051199 gene encoding uncharacterized protein LOC131051199 isoform X2 — protein MEKNREVRRGGVVGKRHVSAARRSRVSSGFKYSSANEDGDDTIGNNPSTSPRLQDSRSKKLAGRMSPSLQEDDSCKDLDRSQNKRKRPGLQEPLNHLSTSSAAAMDDNSDDTEMGRSEDDDDLPPPTVQRRPWKLKLHGKPREDLSPIDPAAVPRKLRTAMTKRQQESTSHMHVADISKQHLQNDATTMSTPFSTNAAVTPSRKKKPDNLKPPTAKLAKTSSTKVSKAEVEVAETLYDLARMFAAETVPYCPEKKAEPLLSAKSGSASSSTEPDRKRSPGTATADVASPSSSLAQSQQGVLKKKRPRMSLETKDEELTSVTDPCSSAGQALCLDSEKSQSQMETKTSPKGGALVSPVIGLMAASTSVKVKMENPVVHEAKIMITEGNNNPPSMDIQRTTEPSEKLTILNSAVPVNVPNTGAELTENLDKREAQKPELEYRQLELAPKDGGSVNKFEIDLMAPPQGIDRVYEFIDSNMPDVKEKEQALPDYHKSDDNMNSKINNGTEKNECQVDMATIPSAEVALADKERKQVENSKNIELDKEFKQPIGSPAHHKCNDWTTEKDNGIIKERNNKTDALKDRVKQEVIQQTLNGTGINVKQDAVIHKSDSNALAKCTTTSNLKGMPAPASVASWPAGFPHLGYYSTVAAVTAVTAAAAASTWPATPSVTGTSSSENSRVTPQLPSFPFPPQQSRKRCATHVYISNFIDSQQHMKPNSLWALAYGNPTVLYGKGIMGTQVSNTLEPGSVGSLKEKEPIGAAAATTTVNGAKEKNEPAFGLPVTVSTAASVSSSGTGTANVAVSNILVTAAMVSGGSSASTCSSSVSGIGNGLLDGSVASAAVLQAQLLNSVIQQPTFPFPISTDPFGSAYGHLVPQQVSHVFSKHPFYDTHMVSQQLANTTSPSAPQKQPKNSQGSFSSGSSQLQYQEALTSSQATLSLSGAASHQPKHLNEKNNTADNRSGKKQMPVVQRNIYNQHFTTLNSQPAALTGCTAALPIISQDFSLVTNFGGKQTGKMKQQAQAQPLPPQQVTGQIQKQQKAYLLPQYHMTASGLQTDLNEFDSRVSQLPLNRGSIGPDLVGLPGVASIMTSQGELLQNMPDFARGHAQSQNSIQNQTSSGQLHQYSTHVYHDQKMHQRQHALMERVGTANTAETVRTTNEGIYGKFGREENLKESIKCELDQPNVLRFEWDSSRNMSGSQTNTDPKRASTVNSNMITFSEGTAGKLSTRQGIHIPSQNVSLGSQGLRHGHLMQDSGQLKTTHVASSGSLLAAASSTPPQAMQGVTSKLQGQQSRSEQPAMNSVSVRISTAPSISSSASTTSPLPSLHLVPKSGLGAPTKNAMSVKDSHSSQQKSPMTSTSAKGVSAANMVSVLVPGQNHYSIQQQHQQHTRHPQPVLQNYQQSNKHPSTQQQHLQFGQHIVIHPPYQYDARTQSQVHSQPMSQQSTLHHQQTLQQLQQSPGQTTSLTQQHLKHLQPVLTMPYGVSAIGNLPHNTGAVDSGNASRSIVSDGGKTTAKSTGDTSSKTSCNDRSTHSHNHNSAVSSLQHVSSSNTVPVPYPNSLSQPMPNTVAVEKLSQKTNQ, from the exons ATGGAGAAGAACCGTGAAGTTAGGCGTGGGGGAGTTGTTGGTAAGAGGCATGTTTCTGCAGCCCGCAGATCTAGGGTATCATCTGGATTCAAGTATTCTTCAG CAAATGAAGATGGAGATGACACGATTGGGAACAATCCCAGTACAAGCCCGAGATTGCAAGATAGTAGATCAAAGAAACTTGCAGGACGCATGTCTCCCTCCTTGCAGGAAGATGATTCTTGTAAAGACCTAGACAGATCTCAGAACAAGAGGAAGCGCCCTGGATTACAGGAGCCTCTAAATCATTTATCGACTAGCTCTGCTGCTGCTATGGATGATAACAGTGATGATACCGAAATGGGCAGGTCTGAGGATGATGATGACTTGCCACCACCAACTGTTCAACGGCGTCCTTGGAAGCTGAAACTCCATGGGAAG CCTCGGGAAGATTTGAGTCCCATTGACCCAGCAGCGGTTCCTCGCAAGCTGCGAACAG CTATGACAAAACGGCAACAAGAATCCACCTCACATATGCATGTAGCTGATATTTCAAAGCAGCATCTTCAGAATGATGCTACAACAATGTCTACTCCATTTAGTACAAATGCGGCTGTTACTCCTAGTCGAAAGAAG AAGCCTGACAATCTGAAGCCTCCAACTGCTAAGCTGGCAAAG ACATCTTCCACAAAAGTATCTAAAGCAGAAGTAGAGGTTGCAGAAACTCTGTATGATCTTGCGAGAATGTTTGCAGCTGAAACAGTGCCATATTGTCCAGAAAAGAAAGCTGAGCCATTATTATCAGCAAAATCAGGTTCTGCAAGTAGTTCTACAGAACCTGATAGGAAGCGAAGCCCTGGGACAGCAACTGCTGATGTGGCTTCCCCATCGTCATCCCTTGCCCAGAGCCAACAAGGAG TTCTGAAGAAGAAGCGTCCACGAATGAGTTTGGAAACAAAGGATGAGGAGCTCACATCAGTTACTGATCCATGCTCATCAGCTGGCCAAGCTCTTTGTCTTGACTCGGAGAAAAGCCAATCACAAATGGAGACCAAGACAAGCCCTAAAGGAGGTGCTTTAGTTTCACCTGTGATAGGTTTGATGGCAGCTTCCACCAGTGTCAAAGTCAAGATGGAAAACCCTGTAGTCCATGAGGCAAAAATAATGATAACAGAAGGCAACAATAATCCTCCATCAATGGACATCCAAAGAACAACTGAACCATCAGAAAAGCTCACTATTTTAAACTCGGCTGTCCCAGTAAATGTGCCCAACACGGGTGCTGAGCTCACAGAAAACCTGGATAAAAGGGAAGCACAGAAACCAGAGCTTGAGTATAG ACAATTAGAATTGGCTCCAAAGGATGGCGGTTCAGTTAACAAGTTTGAAATAGATTTGATG GCACCCCCACAAGGTATTGACAGGGTTTATGAGTTTATTGACTCAAATATGCCTGATGTGAAGGAGAAAGAACAG GCACTTCCTGATTATCACAAGAGTGATGACAATATGAATTCAAAAATCAATAATGGCACTGAGAAAAATGAG TGCCAGGTGGATATGGCAACGATTCCTTCAGCTGAAGTTGCTTTAGCTGACAAAGAGAGAAAGCAGGTGGAAAATTCCAAGAACATAGAATTAGATAAAGAATTTAAACAACCTATTGGAAGCCCAGCGCATCATAAATGCAATGATTGGACAACTGAAAAAGATAATGGCATAATCAAAGAAAGGAATAATAAGACAGATGCTCTGAAGGACAGGGTCAAGCAGGAAGTCATTCAACAAACACTCAATGGAACAGGGATCAATGTCAAGCAAGATGCAGTCATACATAAATCTG ATTCAAATGCTTTGGCGAAGTGCACCACCACAAGTAACCTAAAAGGCATGCCTGCACCTGCTTCTGTGGCTAGCTGGCCTGCAGGTTTTCCTCACTTAGG GTACTACTCAACTGTGGCAGCAGTAACAGCTGTAACAGCTGCTGCAGCGGCTTCCACATGGCCAGCAACTCCATCAGTGACAGGAACGTCCTCTAGTGAGAACAGTAGGGTGACACCACAG CTTCCTTCATTTCCCTTCCCACCACAGCAGTCACGGAAGCGCTGTGCAACACATGTGTATATAAGCAACTTCATTGATAGTCAACAACATATGAAACCTAATTCATTATGGGCACTTGCTTATGGAAATCCAACGGTCCTGTATGGGAAAGGGATAATGGGAACACAAGTATCTAATACTCTTGAACCTGGATCTGTGGGATCTCTCAAGGAAAAAGAACCAATTGGGGCAGCTGCAGCTACTACAACTGTAAATGGAGCAAAAGAGAAG AATGAACCTGCATTTGGTTTGCCTGTTACTGTATCAACTGCAGCTTCTGTTAGTAGCAGTGGCACAGGAACTGCTAATGTAGCAGTAAGCAATATTTTGGTAACTGCAGCTATGGTTTCTGGTGGCAGCTCTGCATCTACATGCAGTTCTTCTGTAAGTGGCATTGGGAATGGCTTATTAGATGGAAGCGTGGCATCTGCTGCTGTTTTACAGGCTCAACTATTGAATTCAGTAATTCAGCAACCTACTTTTCCTTTCCCTATTTCAACTGACCCTTTTGGATCAGCTTATGGACATCTTGTACCACAACAG GTATCTCATGTTTTTAGCAAACACCCTTTCTATGACACTCATATGGTGTCTCAACAATTAGCTAACACAACTTCACCAAGTGCTCCTCAAAAGCAACCAAAGAATTCTCAGGGTAGTTTTTCTTCTGGATCTTCCCAGCTGCAATATCAAGAGGCTTTAACATCCTCGCAAGCTACTCTATCTTTAAGTGGAGCTGCATCACATCAACCAAAGCATTtgaatgaaaagaacaatacagcTGACAACAGATCTGGAAAAAAGCAAATGCCAGTGGTACAAAGAAATATTTATAaccaacattttacaactttgaaTTCTCAGCCGGCAGCACTTACTGGTTGCACAGCTGCATTGCCAATTATTTCACAGGATTTTAGCCTGGTGACAAATTTTGGAGGAAAGCAAACAGGTAAAATGAAACAACAGGCACAAGCACAGCCGCTGCCCCCACAACAGGTAACAGGTCAAATACAGAAACAGCAGAAAGCCTATCTTTTGCCACAATATCACATGACTGCTTCTGGTTTGCAAACAGATTTGAATGAGTTTGATTCAAGGGTATCACAGTTGCCTTTGAATAGAGGGTCCATTGGGCCTGATTTGGTGGGGCTACCAGGTGTTGCATCAATCATGACATCGCAAGGTGAGCTACTCCAAAATATGCCTGATTTTGCAAGGGGGCATGCCCAATCCCAGAATTCTATACAAAATCAAACGAGTTCTGGtcaattgcaccaatatagcacgCATGTTTATCATGATCAAAAGATGCACCAACGACAACATGCTTTGATGGAAAGAGTGGGGACAGCTAATACTGCAGAGACTGTAAGAACCACCAATGAAGGGATTTATGGTAAATTTGGACGTGAAGAAAATCTAAAGGAATCTATTAAATGTGAATTGGACCAACCAAACGTTTTGAGATTCGAATGGGATTCTTCTCGAAATATGTCAGGTTCCCAAACAAACACAGACCCTAAAAGAGCGAGCACTGTTAATTCAAATATGATTACATTTTCAGAAGGCACAGCTGGAAAGCTTTCTACCAGACAGGGTATCCACATTCCATCGCAAAATGTAAGTCTTGGCAGCCAAGGGTTAAGACATGGCCATCTTATGCAGGATTCTGGTCAGCTGAAAACCACTCATGTAGCATCGTCAGGGTCATTATTGGCTGCAGCATCTAGCACTCCACCTCAAGCTATGCAGGGGGTCACAAGTAAACTTCAGGGGCAACAGTCAAGGAGTGAACAGCCTGCAATGAATTCAGTTTCAGTAAGAATATCAACTGCTCCATCTATATCTTCATCTGCCTCTACAACCTCTCCTTTGCCTTCTCTTCACTTGGTCCCAAAGTCAGGGTTAGGTGCCCCCACCAAAAATGCTATGTCAGTCAAAGATTCTCATTCATCTCAACAAAAGTCACCCATGACTTCCACCTCAGCTAAAGGAGTTTCAGCAGCAAATATGGTATCAGTCTTAGTTCCAGGTCAAAACCATTACAGTATCCAACAACAACATCAGCAGCACACACGGCATCCACAGCCTGTACTACAAAATTATCAGCAATCAAATAAGCATCCTTCAACACAGCAGCAACATCTTCAGTTTGGGCAGCATATTGTCATTCACCCGCCTTACCAATATGATGCGAGGACACAGTCTCAAGTACATTCGCAGCCTATGTCTCAACAATCAACACTGCATCATCAACAGACGTTGCAGCAGTTGCAACAATCACCAGGGCAGACTACATCTCTGACACAGCAGCATCTTAAACATCTCCAGCCAGTTCTTACAATGCCATATGGGGTTTCTGCAATTGGGAACCTTCCACATAATACAGGTGCTGTTGATTCAGGAAATGCCTCTCGAAGTATAGTTTCCGATGGAGGGAAAACTACTGCAAAATCAACAGGGGATACTAGTTCTAAAACAAGTTGTAATGATAGATCTACTCACTCTCATAACCACAACAGTGCAGTTTCAAGTCTGCAACATGTTAGCAGTAGCAATACAGTTCCTGTACCTTATCCAAATTCACTGTCACAGCCTATGCCTAATACTGTTGCAGTTGAAAAACTTAGTCAAAAGACCAACCAATGA